One window of Arcobacter sp. CECT 8983 genomic DNA carries:
- a CDS encoding DUF5718 family protein, whose protein sequence is MEKYSINIKDMKDYLGFGVAGNFAGHLGEAGEADEFSVIETKEQNAPKGMFPFYIPNDDSHLGNFPYSTDKINYNNLEKLQVEAEVALLCDFVYEDGKLIDLVPKYFGAFNDCSSRVQDGKKLSTKKNWGKNSKGISPDFIKIDDFSEKGILGRYHIASFIRRDGILKNYGAISAVKSYSYFFDQLKTWMIDQFNNQPDMGPLEGLPQYLENINDYKGLLIAAGATAYADFGKHNFLKQGDEIFVYVYDAHFHSFEDIRKDIAGVDVYLSKCSKLYQVVE, encoded by the coding sequence ATGGAAAAATATAGTATCAATATAAAAGATATGAAAGATTATTTAGGGTTTGGTGTTGCTGGCAACTTTGCAGGACACTTAGGTGAAGCTGGAGAAGCAGATGAATTTTCTGTTATTGAAACAAAAGAACAAAATGCACCAAAAGGAATGTTTCCATTTTACATTCCAAATGATGATTCTCATTTAGGGAATTTTCCTTATTCTACAGATAAAATAAACTATAACAATTTAGAGAAATTACAAGTAGAAGCAGAAGTTGCACTACTTTGTGATTTTGTATATGAAGATGGAAAGTTAATTGACTTAGTTCCAAAATATTTTGGAGCATTTAATGACTGTTCTAGTAGGGTTCAAGATGGGAAAAAACTTAGTACAAAAAAGAATTGGGGTAAAAACTCTAAGGGAATTTCACCTGATTTTATTAAAATCGATGATTTTTCAGAAAAAGGTATTTTAGGAAGATATCACATTGCTTCATTTATAAGAAGAGATGGGATTCTTAAAAACTATGGAGCAATAAGTGCTGTTAAATCATACTCATATTTCTTTGACCAATTAAAAACTTGGATGATAGATCAATTTAATAATCAACCAGATATGGGTCCTCTTGAAGGATTACCACAATATTTAGAAAATATTAATGATTATAAAGGATTATTAATTGCTGCAGGAGCAACTGCTTATGCTGACTTTGGAAAACATAACTTTTTAAAGCAAGGTGATGAAATCTTTGTATATGTATATGATGCGCATTTTCATTCTTTTGAAGATATAAGAAAAGATATAGCAGGAGTAGATGTATATCTTTCTAAATGTAGTAAACTATATCAAGTAGTTGAATAA